CGTTCGACGACGGCACGATCGACGTCGCCTTCTCGACGATGACCTACCACGAGTTCGCGAGCGCGGACGCGCTGGCGGAGATCCACCGGGTGCTCGAGTCGGGTGGCCGGTTCGTTATCGTCGACTGGGCGGCGACCGGCCCCGGAGAGAGCGGGCCGCCACTCGCGGAGCGATACGGCGCCGACGAGATCGCAGACGCCCTGCGCGAGGCGGAGTTTTCGATCGAGCACGTCGCCGTTCGATCGGAAACCGTTCTGGTGATCGCGACGGCCGAATAGGAGAGCGAGCTGACTGGAACAGTAATTTGTACGTCGTTACCGTCGAGCCGGGGCGATCCGTCCGACTGGTAAGGAAAACGGACCAGTTCAGACGCCGGGAATCGGTGATAGCGTGATCGCGAAGATCCCGCGCTCGAGTAGTTCGCGTTTCGTCTCGAGCCAGAGACCGCCCAGGACGAGCATCGTCACGTAGTAGCCGGCACCGAGCAGTGCGAGCGGAATCGGCCCGACGTAGGCCCACGCGCTGGTGATCACGGCCAGACTTCCCTCGGGTTCGACGCCGGCCGGAAGCGGCAGCGCCCGAAAGTGAACCGCGGTGAGGAAGACGCTCGCCCCCCAGCCGACCACTGCGAGTGCTATACTTTGAAAATCAAAGTAATTGTGCAGAAGCGCTGAAAGTCGAGTTAAAGTCAATCAACGGGAGTAGCTAGTCGCTTGCACTCGGTTCGGCAAGGGCGACAGCCGTCGAAGCCGACTCGTTGTCGAGCCAGTTTTCGGCGTCGAATGCGGCCACGCTTCCGGTTCCGGCGGCCGTGACCGTCTGGCGGTACGCCGAATCCACGACGTCGCCCGCACCGAAGCGTTCGGGCTGCTCTTTGCCCCGTTGGATGAGTTCCATCCCGCCGGCTCCCTCGGGAAAGTCGAGATAGTTCTCGACGTCGGTCGTGTCGGTGGCGTCGCCCACATCGTTCGGGTCGGTCCCGTCGCTCATTCAGTGTATCCCTCGATGAGACTCCGGAGCCTGTCCGCCGGCAGCGCGCCGGTGTGCTGTTCGACCTGCTCACCGCCCGCAAAGAGCGCAAGCGTCGGGACGCCGCGGACGCCGTAGGCCCCCGCGAGTTGCTGGTGGTCGTCGACGTCGACTTTCGCGATGAGGGCGTCCGTTTCGCCCGCGAGACCGTCGAGGACGGGCTCGAGCATCTGGCACGGACCACACCACGTCGCAAAGAAGTCCACGAGGACGACATCGTTGTCCGCTATGAGTTCCTCGAGGTGATCCTCTCCCTCGACGTGGACCGGCCTATCGGTCGACTGTCCCGGCGATCCGCTGTGTGCATCAGTCGTCATCAACCGTACGTACGGGCCGCACGAAGTTAAATGTGTTGTGTGTATTGTGCAATACAAAACTTGTCGAG
This genomic stretch from Natrarchaeobius halalkaliphilus harbors:
- a CDS encoding vitamin K epoxide reductase family protein, whose product is MVGWGASVFLTAVHFRALPLPAGVEPEGSLAVITSAWAYVGPIPLALLGAGYYVTMLVLGGLWLETKRELLERGIFAITLSPIPGV
- the trxA gene encoding thioredoxin, which encodes MTTDAHSGSPGQSTDRPVHVEGEDHLEELIADNDVVLVDFFATWCGPCQMLEPVLDGLAGETDALIAKVDVDDHQQLAGAYGVRGVPTLALFAGGEQVEQHTGALPADRLRSLIEGYTE